The Treponema phagedenis DNA segment TGTATTTTGTTTGCAGGGTTGGTTCCTTCTATAAAATATACCGGACAGTTTTTTTTCCAGAGTTTTTCTTCAATTTTTTGCATTGCCGCATTATCTGTCAAACAAGCTTTTGCAGATGATAAAAAAATCGGTACAAAGTCCTGCGGAGCCGGGCAGGCTTCCGTCCCGATTACTGAGGCAAGCGAGGTTGCCGATTTAAGGTGTTGGGGGAACTCGGTTTGTAAAAGATTGCAGCCTATGCCGGCAAACAAAACGGTATCGGTTGCTTCGCAAAGTATTCCACAGGTTTTCTTTCCGTCAATCAGAATATCGTTCGGCCATTTTATGGTTGTTTTTTTATCGGCCGGTAAAAACTTATCGAGCGCAAGGGCAACGGCAAGTCCGATTTTCAAGGTAAAAGCTTGCGGAATTGCTCTGCGCAAAATCAGAGTGCAAAGTAAATTCTTGTTTTTTTCTCCAAGCCACACTCTGCCGGCTAAACGCCCTCTACCACTATTTTGCATACCGGCAAAAATAAGAGTGCCGTCAGGGCAGTTGCTCTTTGCCAATTCCCGCGCATCATTCATTGTACTGCTTGTTTCTTCTTTATAATAAACCGGCGCAGAAAAGGCATTCAGCAAATTCATAGTAATCATAAGTGTATACTATCATAAGTTTTCTGTTTATGAAAAGGCGAGAACCCCACACTATACTATTTTACGTATGGCTAAAAGATTTTCGTGTAAACTATTGTAGCGTTTTGTAATTAACTTCCTGTTATAAAAATCGGGGTATCAACAATAAGGGACTGCGGATTTAAGCATTCCTATGGTAAATTGCTCACCGTTGCGCCGTGTCGATCTCTTTGTATACAAAAAAGTACAGACTCTTTCGCGTACGTAAATCTTTTACGTCTGTCTTCTTGTGTAAGATTTTGTCTGCGGCTATACTGATTACATTATGCAAAAGCGAAATTTGCCTGTGATTGTTTTTCTTTTTTTTCTGACAATGAATGAGGTTCCTGCACAGGACTTGGACGTTGTGCAAAAACTACGGGAAAGTTTTCCTATTTCAGTCCGGTATCAAAAAGATGAAAATGAAAAAAAACTGGAAGGGGAGTTGGGGGGCGGGATTGATTTCGGGTTTGGAAGAACACGGGAATATGTTTTTAATAATACTTTTGGATTTTATCCTAAACAACTGCTAAGTTTGTTGAACTGGCCTATTGAAAACGAAGTAAATTTCTTTCTTTTGCTCAAGCTAAAAACAAAATACGGACTTGTTATTCAGGGAAGGTTTGGCGCGGGAGTGCCGCATAAGAGCGGAAACATAGAAGATTTTGACTGGCTGAATGTCCAAATAAATCCTTCTCGCAGAGAGTTGACAAATTATTCGGAGCATGAGAATTTTTCCGCGTATAATTTTTATGCAAACATTTGTTTTTCCAAACAATTTTTAATGCCTCAATCGAAGGCTATGAAAAAAAAGAATGTTTTTCTTTTTATCGCGCCGATGCTTCGACTGGACTATGTGCAACATCAATGGGAATCAAAAAACGGGTATATACAATATTCTGCCAAAGGAAAATACGGTGATTATGAAGCGCTCTCCTCCTTTGTGCCTAAAATTGTATTGCATGGAAAAGCTATTGACTATGCACAAAGAATTTTGATGCCGGCAATCGGACTAGAGATACTTTTAAAAGCACCACGAGGTTTTGAGATTAGTTTTGAATGTAGCGGAGCGCCGGCTCTTTATGCGAATTGTTTGGATATTCACTGGGCGCGAGATCTAATTTTTAATGACATCATGAAAAGCGGTTGGAATATTTCCGCCTGTATGCGGATGTGCAAAAAACTACCGCATGCGCTTGTTGTATTCGGAGAAACAAAAATAGCCTTTGCATCAGGTAAGAACGGAGTTACCTATTGTAAACAACAAGAAGGTTTCTTTCTTTTACCGTCTATATCGGGTACCGATTTTTTATACGGCGGAATATCCTTTGGACTCATGTATCATTTTGAAACAAAGCACTGAAAAAACACGGCTATTCCGATAGCGGTTCTTTGCTAATTCCATGCGCTTTTAATGCATCTTATGTAAATCGTAAACAATTTTATAAAAAGGAGCCCCTGTTTAGTTTTTGACATCCTTGTCAAAACCAAACCTGCGAGTTTGAAAACTTCAATTTTACACTTTTGTGTTGATGCTTTAAAACGTCGCTTCTGTTTGGAACCACGGGCGTCTGTGCCCGTTCTGAGTTTTGCCGTCCATGGCAAAATGAAACCTTGCGAGTTTTAAAGCTTTGCAAATAGTTTTGCTTTAAAACATCGTTTTTGCATTGATGACGGCGGTTCAACCAGAGCACATTGAATCAATATCCTAAATAATCAGGTTAGGAAAGTAGTGTAACGTTTTGTAATTAAGTTCCGGTTATACAAATTGGCGCACTAACAATGAGGGAGTGCAGATTTAAGCATTCCTATGGTAAATTGCTCGCCGTTGCGCCGTGTCGAACTTTTTTTTATAAAATTTTTTACGTTTTTGGTAAGATGTATTAAAAAAACGTTATAGTAGGTATCGGCTTTAGCAATAAAAGTAATGTCCCTGACGGAGCCGTATCTGTTATGGATTTTGCGGGAGATTATACGCCTCATTAAAAAAAGATTAAGTTTTTTTATAGATTTCAATAGTATATATATTTTTGTGTTATTTTTTTGTTAGTTTATTGTTTTTTATAATGATTTGAACTATTGTTATTAGATAAAGATACTGTAAGGCATCTGCAAACAATTTGGATATCTTTTAAAGATGCTCAACGTATTATTGTACGTCTTTATATTTCTTATATATGGTAAAGACTCACAAAAACATTGCAAAAGAATCTAAGAAAAACCTCTAAAAATTGATGTTTTTAGAGTGCCCCTATACGTAATAATTGGTATCGAGCTTCATGTCTTTATTAGGAGGAGAATATGAAAATCAGAGCTAAAATGATCACCGCAATTATATTGCCGCTTGCAATTGCCTTAGCTATCATTGCTACTGCTATTCATATAAAAGTTTCGGGTTTTATTGAAGAAGGAATTAAACGCGAAATAAAAAATTTAGGCAGCTATTACGCCAGAGAAGTTCAAGCGTACATGCAAACAAAAATAGTACTTCTGAAGACTCTTTCTTCTATGTGGAAAGAGTCATTTCCGACAAAAGAAGTAGTGTACAAAAATGTGGTGGCGCTTACCGAGGCAAACTCGGACATCGATGATATTTTTTTTGGCTATGAAAACGACGGAAGTTTTGCCGATGGAGCAAAGTGGGTTGCGGATAGTTCTTATGATTCCCGTGTAAAATCCTGGTACAAAGCGGCACGAAATAAAAACGGTATTGCATTTTCTGAAATCTATTTGCGAGCATTTGACCATAAAAATGTTATAAGCATCAGTATTCCTGTTGGAAGTTACGGTGTTCTCGGTTTGGATGCGCCGCTGAGCGCTTTGACACAAAAGGTCGCCGATATACAACTTTTTGAAAGCGGTTATGCTTTCATTGTGGATGAAGACGGCGATTTTGTTGCTTCCGAAGGGTATCAAACAAGCGAGAATATCTTTGAAGTGGAAAACAAGCGCCTTGAAGAGCTTGGACAAAAAGCTTTAAAGGATAAAATTGCATTTAGTTATGTTTCGGTTGGCGGAGTAAACTCTTTTTGTTTTGCCACGCCTATTGAAGGCACAAATTGGCGTCTCCTTATGACGGCGCCCATACATGAGGCATTCAAAGAAGTTAAAACTTTTTCAATATTTATTACCGTATCCATTATTATTGTGGCGCTGCTTTTAACCGGTATACTTATTGTTCTTGTCCGCGGGATTTTAGCACCGATAAAAAAGACCGTTCATGCATTAAAAAATATTTCGGAAGGAGATGGAGACCTTAGACTCAGTTTGAACGTTCGCGGCAATGATGAGACAACAGAAATTGCCCGATATTTTAATAAAACAATTGAAAAAATACGAACATTTATTGAAGCAATCGGTAATAATACCGGCTCCATGCAAGAAACCGGTGAAATACTGTCGAAAAATGTATCGGATACTTCTGTTGTTATTAAACAAATTTCCGCATCGATCCAGAGTGTAAAAGATAAAACCGTAAATCAATCGGCAAGTGTAAGCGAAACCGCTTCTACGATTGAACAGATGGTAAAAACAATAGAAACTTTAAATCATTTTATTGATAGCCAAGCACAAAACGTAGCACAATCATGTATTTCGGTTGAGCAAATGGTTGATAATATACGATCGGTTACCACTATCCTTGAAGAAAACCTCGTAACAATAGCAGCCCTTGAAACAGAGGCGGAAACCGCAAAAGCCGCTACAAATCAAGCGGCAATTATCACGCAGGATGTAAATGAACAGTCAGAAGGGCTTTTAGAGGCAAGCAGAATTATACAGAATATAGCGTCTCAAACGAATTTGCTTGCGATGAATGCCGCTATTGAGGCTGCTCATGCGGGAACAGCCGGCAAAGGATTTGCCGTTGTAGCTGACGAAATCAGAAAATTAGCGGAAGAATCCGGAGAGCAGGGTAAGTCTATCGCAAAGACATTGAAAAAAGTAAAAGAGCGAATAGATGAATCCGCTTCCGCAATGACAATAGTCGAAAAAGTTTTTAATGAGATATCGCGACTTAGCGGACAAGTTACCACTCATGAGGATACCCTCCTTAATGCAATGCACGAGCAATCATCGGGAAGTGAGCAAATTCTCAAAGCTATGACGGATATTTCCAATATTACAACAGAGGTTAGGCAAGGCTCTTCAGAAATGCTTACCGGCAGCCGGCAAATATCAGATGAAATGCAAAAACTTACCGCTCTTACGGTTGATATTGCCGGTAGTATGAATGAAATGTTTGACGGTACTTTGCAAATTACCGCTGCCGCCGAACAGAACTCGGAAATAAGTGTGCTGAATCAAGAGAAGATAAAAAATCTATTTGAAGAAATACATCACTTTAAAGTGTAACAAATAGATCCGATATAATAAGAGTATACTCAATAAAATACTTAAAAATAGTTATGTTGATATTGCAATAATATTGGGTATAGATATAATATTTTAATTACAAAAATTTATAGGAGTGTATCTATTATGAATAAAGAAAAAACTGAAATGCAGGGTACAGCCCTGGAGCCGCCAAAAAGTATTTTTATTCTTAATTTTTTAGTATTTAACGGTATGTTCTTAGGTGTTGTCATATATTCTTTATACGTAAAAATAGTTCCGTTTGATGCTTTTATAAAATACATACAATCTTTACCGATACTTATTATTATTATTTTAAATATTATCACG contains these protein-coding regions:
- a CDS encoding omptin family outer membrane protease, yielding MQKRNLPVIVFLFFLTMNEVPAQDLDVVQKLRESFPISVRYQKDENEKKLEGELGGGIDFGFGRTREYVFNNTFGFYPKQLLSLLNWPIENEVNFFLLLKLKTKYGLVIQGRFGAGVPHKSGNIEDFDWLNVQINPSRRELTNYSEHENFSAYNFYANICFSKQFLMPQSKAMKKKNVFLFIAPMLRLDYVQHQWESKNGYIQYSAKGKYGDYEALSSFVPKIVLHGKAIDYAQRILMPAIGLEILLKAPRGFEISFECSGAPALYANCLDIHWARDLIFNDIMKSGWNISACMRMCKKLPHALVVFGETKIAFASGKNGVTYCKQQEGFFLLPSISGTDFLYGGISFGLMYHFETKH
- a CDS encoding methyl-accepting chemotaxis protein; amino-acid sequence: MKIRAKMITAIILPLAIALAIIATAIHIKVSGFIEEGIKREIKNLGSYYAREVQAYMQTKIVLLKTLSSMWKESFPTKEVVYKNVVALTEANSDIDDIFFGYENDGSFADGAKWVADSSYDSRVKSWYKAARNKNGIAFSEIYLRAFDHKNVISISIPVGSYGVLGLDAPLSALTQKVADIQLFESGYAFIVDEDGDFVASEGYQTSENIFEVENKRLEELGQKALKDKIAFSYVSVGGVNSFCFATPIEGTNWRLLMTAPIHEAFKEVKTFSIFITVSIIIVALLLTGILIVLVRGILAPIKKTVHALKNISEGDGDLRLSLNVRGNDETTEIARYFNKTIEKIRTFIEAIGNNTGSMQETGEILSKNVSDTSVVIKQISASIQSVKDKTVNQSASVSETASTIEQMVKTIETLNHFIDSQAQNVAQSCISVEQMVDNIRSVTTILEENLVTIAALETEAETAKAATNQAAIITQDVNEQSEGLLEASRIIQNIASQTNLLAMNAAIEAAHAGTAGKGFAVVADEIRKLAEESGEQGKSIAKTLKKVKERIDESASAMTIVEKVFNEISRLSGQVTTHEDTLLNAMHEQSSGSEQILKAMTDISNITTEVRQGSSEMLTGSRQISDEMQKLTALTVDIAGSMNEMFDGTLQITAAAEQNSEISVLNQEKIKNLFEEIHHFKV
- a CDS encoding biotin--[acetyl-CoA-carboxylase] ligase, producing the protein MITMNLLNAFSAPVYYKEETSSTMNDARELAKSNCPDGTLIFAGMQNSGRGRLAGRVWLGEKNKNLLCTLILRRAIPQAFTLKIGLAVALALDKFLPADKKTTIKWPNDILIDGKKTCGILCEATDTVLFAGIGCNLLQTEFPQHLKSATSLASVIGTEACPAPQDFVPIFLSSAKACLTDNAAMQKIEEKLWKKNCPVYFIEGTNPANKIQGILKGFSPEGALQIQIGTKIKNFWSGELIL